TGAGctgcaaacacagagagagctcTAGTGAGCTCTAAAGGGCTCTAGTGAGctgcaaacacagagagagctcTAGTGAGCTGCATGCTCTCCTCTTCAGAGCTTATCTGTGACTCACGTCTTCAGCCACGCTGTGTCTCCAATTCCTGGCCGACGCCCCCGTCCCCTCCTCAGAGACTCCGTTTCCCATCAGCCTCTGGGGCAGAGCTGGGATCTGGAACAACAGAGAGGGTTAGAGAGCGGAGACTCGCCTGGCGTCCTGATGTGTAGCCCCAGGTAACCAGGGGCAATGTCCTAATGCGTTGCCCCTGGTTACGTCCTGATGTGTTACCCCTAGTTACCTCCTTGAGATGAGCTCTGGGAATCAGCAACTGTTGCTGAGGATTCTGggaaaaacacagacggagatTTAAAATCCAAGATCAcgagacagagagtgtgtgtctgtatgtgtatgtgtgtgtctgtctgtatgtgtgtctgtgtgtgtgtgtctgtgtgtgtaccatTGTGAAGACGTTGTCGTTAACAGGATAATCTTCCTCTGGCAGCGGAGGCTTCAGATTAATGAGAAAGATAATTAGAACATGTTGAAATGCAGCTCTGTTTCTTTACAGTGTGGGGAGGACATGCAGCTCTGTGTCTTTGCAGGTTAAGGAGGACATGCAGCTCTGTGTCTTTACAGTGTGGGGAGGACATGCAGCTCTGTGTCTTT
This region of Etheostoma cragini isolate CJK2018 unplaced genomic scaffold, CSU_Ecrag_1.0 ScbMSFa_1359, whole genome shotgun sequence genomic DNA includes:
- the LOC117939875 gene encoding rho GTPase-activating protein 27-like: MDRSRGCSPSPLLSPPSSQGSCVWEQLMDDVSGKVYYYNPASGSTSWDGPEPPSPQGPAPNRKSSEGPPPLPEEDYPVNDNVFTMNPQQQLLIPRAHLKEIPALPQRLMGNGVSEEGTGASARNWRHSVAEDVSHR